The nucleotide window GGCAAAAGCGGCAAATTCACGGCACTGGCCGAGTCGCTGGAGTTCATCACAGCCAGGAACGAGGTCGAGGCGCTCATTCTCGAGGCCAACCTCATCAAGCAGCACCGGCCGCACTACAACGTGCTGCTCAAGGACGACAAGCACTATCCGTTCCTGAAACTGACAAACGAGGCGTTTCCCATGCTCATCGTCACGCGGCGGGTGCTCAAGGACGGCGCGAGCTACTACGGCCCCTACCCGGACGCCTCAGCGGTGCGGCGGGTCAAACACCTCATCGACACCATGTTTCCGCTGCGCAAGAATTCGGGGCTGCCCATGCAGCGCAAGCCCCGTCCCTGCCTGAACTACCACATGGGGCGCTGCCTCGCGCCGTGCATCGACGCCGCCGACCCCGAGGCCTACGTGCGCGTGGTGGACGACGTGAAGGGGCTGCTCGAGGGCCGCGCCGGGCACGTCGTCACCCGGCTGCGCCAGGACATGGGCGCGGCGGCGCGCGGACAGGACTTCGAGCAGGCCGCGCGGCTACGCGACCGGGTGGCGGCAGTCGAGAAGCTGTTCGGAACCGAGCAACACGCCTTTGTCAGCGACGAGACTGACCTGGACTTCCTAGGCGTGGCGCAGGCGGGCGAGTACGCGATGGTGCAGCTGTTCCGCATGCGCGGCGGGCGGGTCGTGGGCCGCGACAAGCGCTTCCTGACGGGGGCCGAGGAGAGCGGCACGGGCGAAATCATCGAGGCCTTCGTGCAGGACTACTACACCCAGGCGACGCATGTCCCCCCCCTCATCCTGCTGCCGGCCGACTTCGAGGACACGCCGGTCTGGAGCCGCTTTCTGTCGGACAAGGCCGGCCGGCGGACCGAGATGCGCACGCCCAAGCGCGGCGACAAAGTCGACCTGGTGGACATGGCGCAGCGCAACGCACAGACGGGCCTGGAGTCCGAACTCGCGCTGCTCGAGCGCCGGGGAGACCATCCGGGCCTCGACGCGCTGCGTGAGGTCCTCGCCCTGCCCGAACGGCCCTGGCGTATCGAGGGCTACGACAACTCCAACCTCTTCGGCACGAACATCGTCTCGGGGATGGTGGTCTTCGAGGGCGGGCGCTCGCGCCGGGGCGAACACCGCCGGTTCAAGGTCAAGGGCCTGGATCACCCCGACGACTACACCTCGATGCGCCAGACGATCACGCGGCGCTTCACGGGCAGCCTCTCGGACAAGCTGCCGCTGCCGGACCTGCTGCTCATCGACGGGGGGCGCGGGCAGGTAAACGCGGCGCTCGACGCGCTGAAGGAGGCAGACCTCCAGATTCCGGTCGTGGGCCTCGCCAAGCGTGAGGAGCGGCTGGTCCTGCCGGGGCGCTACGGCGCGCAGTGGTGGCTGGAGGGCGGCAGTGAGGTCGGCGTGGACCGCGAACTGCTGCTGGCGCACACGCACCCGGCGCTGCGGCTCCTCATCGGCGTGCGCGACGAGGTCCACAACTACGCCGTCACCTACCACCGCAAGCTGCGCGGTGAGGGCATGCTGCGCAGCGTGTTCGACGACCTGCCGGGCATTGGGCAAAAACGCCGGGACGCCCTGCTGGAGCACTTCACCAGCCTCGAGGACCTCGCCGCCGCGCCGGTCGAGCAGATCGCGGCGGTGCCGGGCATGACCGCGCGCGCCGCGCAGAGCGTCAAGACCTTCTTGCAGGCGCGGGAAGACAACGCCGCGCCGATCTGAGCCGCCCCTTCCAAAGAAAGGCCGCCCACTTCCTTCGGAAGGGGCGGCGCGGGGGTCGGGACGGCTGCGATCATGCGGCGCGCAGGCGGGTGCGGGCCCAGGGCCAGCGGAAGGCCGGGCGGGGTGTAGGAAGCGCAGCCCGGCGGGCCTGGCGGTCGCGCTCGGCTTCCTGGCGGAGATCGGCGGCGTGCTGGACAGCAAATTCGAAGTGCAGGGCAGTATTCATGGTCGGTCCTCTGGCCCGGCCGCCGCTGCCGGGAGGCAGAAGGGGACCGGCGGGTTCGGGCCTGAGACCATGGTGCCCCGGCAGGGGGCCGGCGCACATGCGCGGGGTGGCGGGGGCGGCGCTGCGCCGAACGGCCTAGCGGCAGGGTCAGGCCGCCTGAGGGGCGCGCCCCTCGCGGCGGGCGAGCTGGGCCGCGAGAACCAGCAGGGCGGCGCACAACACGGCGATCAAGCCGAACAGGCCATGCGGCGAGGAGGCGAAAACCAGGCCCGCGAGACCGGCGGCCGGAATCGAGCACAGCAGGGTCAGGGTCTGCACCGCCGAGTACAGGTCGGCCGTGCCCTCCCCCACCGGCAGGCGCGCGAAGAGGGCCGCGTCGCGGTAGGTCTGCGTGAGAAAGGTCGCGCCGCCGATCAACCCGACGACCGCCAGCATGGGCGCTGTCTGACCGGCCGGCACAAGCAGCAGCGCCACGGCCCCGACCAGGGCTAGCGCGCGCACAGCCACCAGGGTCTGTCCCAGCGGCAGCCGGCCCAGCCGGGGCAGCGCCGCGCCGTAGAGCAGGGCGGTGACGAGAGCCCCCACGACCGGCACGTACGAGAGGGTCTGGGCGCTGAAGCCCAGCGTCTCGCCCAAGAACAGAATCTGAAAGAGGCTGAGCTGCTCGATGAACACGGTCAGGACGTAGAACACCGTGACGCCGATGAGGCCGGGATGCCCGCGCATTCCCGCGACGCGCTGCAGGGTCTGGCGTAGGCTCTGGCCCAAGCTCAAGTCACGGTGCTGGAGCATGGCCTCCTGGCCGCTGCGGGTCTCGTCGGTGATGGCGTTGCGCCACAGGAACATGATCGTCATGCCCAGGCCGCCCAGGGCGTAGAAGACCCGTAGGGTGGGCACCACGCCGTAGCGGGAGATCAGCAGGCCCAGGAGCGGTGTGAGCAGGCCGCAGAAGGTCACGATGAGATTCATGATCCCGAAGACGCGTGGGCGCTGCGGCGGGTCCACGTCCTCGATGACCAGCAGGCTCCAGGACACTGTGACGATGCGGTTGACGGCGTTCAGCGCGGCCGCGAACACGAAGGCCCCGAGGGACTGGGCCAGTGCCCAGACGAACATGGGCGCCGTCCAGGAGATCAGGTCGCCGATCAATGTGGTGCGCTTGCGGCCCAGGCGGTTGGTGATGGGCGCGGCGAAAGCCTGGCACGCGAAGGACAGGGCCAGCGTGACCGACCCGAGCAGACCGATCTCCGTGCTCGACAGGCCCACGCTGCGCAAATAAAGCGGCGCGTAGTACAGCACGACCGTCCCGAATACCGCCCACAGCGGCTCGAGCAGGATGGAATTGCGGGCATTGCGCGGCAGGTCGGCCAGCGACCGGAACTGGAGCCCCCGGCTCATGCGGCGAACCGGGCAGAAAGCGGACGCAGGCAGGCGGGCATCGCGGCCACTATGGCACGCCGAACTGAAACGGTACAGAGGGGCATGTGGGGCGGCTCATCGTGCCAGCCCTCCGTCAGGCCGACTAGGTTAACTTTGGCCCAAGTCGCGCCGGGCGTCAGGCCTATGTAATGGGCGGATGCGCCTCCCAACCCGCCGTCCACCTCCTCCGGGGCTCTCCGCCCCTCCCCGGCGCTGGAATGCCGTGGCCCTGCTGCTGCTCGGGGTGCTGCTGCCCCTGCTGGCAGTGGCCGACCTGACCGAGGACGTGTTCCGTGAGGGCGGCTTCACCTGGGACCAGACGGTGCTGGCGTGGTACCGGGCGCACCGCACCCCCGAACTGACCCGCATTGCCGAGGCGCTGGCTGTGATCGGCGGCGTGCAGGTGCTGCCCTTCGTCACGCTGGCCGTGGTGGCCGGACTGTACCGGGCAGGTGCGCGGGCACACGCGCTGTTTCTGGCACTGGCGGTGTGCGGCGCGACCCTGCTGAACGTCGTGACCAAACTGATCTTCCAGCGGCCCCGGCCCGATGTCCTGGAGGCGGTGTTGCGCGAGCCGGGCTTCAGCTTTCCGAGCGGTCACGCGATGGCGAATGCCGCGTTCGGGATCGCCATCACCCTGATCTTCTGGAGATCAAGGGCTGGCTGGCCGGTCGCCATACTCGGCGCGCTGTGGGCCGTACTCGTGGGGATCAGCCGGAATTATCTGGGCGTCCACTACCCGAGCGACGTGCTCGCCGGCGCACTGAGCAGCCTCGTGTGGGTGGTCGGGCTGTACCTGCTGATGGGGCAGTTCCGGCCGTCGCTGCGCGGCTCGCCGGCGGGTGAACGCGATAACCGGTGAAGGAGAGGGAGTGAAATCCTTTTCTTATTTCCAATAAATGAATAGATTCACGACCACTCTAAATTGTGAAAAGGAAATTCTCTTTTGATTTGAGTAATTTCCTGGAATTGGGAAACCTTTCTATACGGCTCCCCAACCTATCTGGCCACCCCTCAGTCAGCAACCTGAACTGCCGCACCCAGACCAAAAGCTGCATGGACCGCCTGGGTGGCGCGGTCGACCTCGGCACCGTCGAGGGCCACGCTGATATTGAGCTCGCTGCTGCCCTGCGAGATCATCAGGATGTTCACGTCCTCGGCGGCCAAGGCGGTGAACAGCCGCGCGGAGACGCCCTTCTGCCCACGCATGCCGCTGCCGACGATGGCCAGGACCGCCACGCCGCCCTGCACCTCCACGTTCAGCTCGCCCGTGATCCCGGCGCGCAGGGCTGCCACGGTCCGTTCTGCGTCGACCGAGGGCACGGCCAACGAGACGTTGCTCATGCTGCTGCTCTGGGACACCATAAGCAGGGTGACGTTCTCGCGGGCAATGGCCGCGAACACGGTAGAGACGACCTCGGGCACCCCCAGGGCGCCGGCGCCGCTCACATTCACGAGGCTCACGCTGCGGATCGCCGTGACGGCCTTGACGGGGTGGCCCTCCTCCTCGTGCGGCTGAGCCTGGACCAGCGTGCCGGGAAAATCGGGGTCGGCCGCACTCTTGACGCGCAGGGGAATGCCGCTTTCCTGAAGAGGCGTGACCGCGAGCGGATGCAGCACCTTGGCCCCGAAATAGGCCAGCTCCATGACCTCGCCGTAGCTCAGGACGCCGATGTTGCGGGCGTCCTTCACGACGCGTGGGTCAGCACTCATGACGCCGTCCACGTCCTTCCAGGCCCAGACCTCGTCGGCGCCCAGCGCCTTGCCCACGATGGTCGCGGAAAAGTCGGTCCCGCCGCGCCCCAGGGTGGTCAGGGCGCCCTGATCGGTCTCGCCCATGAAACCGGCGATGACCGGGGTCACGTCGGCGGCGAACAGGCCGCTGAGGCGGTCGCGGATGCGCTCGTAGGTGGTGGCCGTGGGACGGGCGTTGCCGAAGTGCGCGTCGGTGAGGATGCCGGCCTCGCCGCCGGTCAGGTGCCGGGCGCGCAGGCCGGACTGTTCGAGCGCGAGACTCATCAGGGGCGCGCTGAGACGCTCCCCGAAGGCCACGATGAGGTCCCGGCTGCGCGGAGTCAGTTCGCGCAGGAGGTACACGCCGTAGATCGCCTGCCGCAGCGTCTCGTGCATCTCCCGGATCTCGCGTACGGCGGGGCTGTCGGGCGCGGCGCCGAGTTCCTGGGCCGCCGTGAAGTGGCGGGTGCGCAGGGCAGCGATCTCGTCGTTGGCGCGGGCGATGTCTCCGGTCTGCGCGGCGTCGGCGAGCTGAAGCAATTGGTTGGTCACGCCGGCCATCGCCGAGACGACCACCACGACGCGCACACCTTCCCGGATGCTGCGCGCGGCCAGCGAGGCGCTGTGGCGAATGGCGCGGGCGTCCTGCATGTTGGTGCCGCCGAATTTCATGACCAGAAGCGAGTAAGCCATATCCGCTCCAGTATGCCCGGCGCGGCGCATGGGGGCGGAGGAGGTGTCTGGGCAGTGTGCAGTGATGCCGGCGCCGGCCGCCAGCATCCGGCCATCTGCGCCCCTGGGGAGCAGGATGTGTCACACTTCGGCCAGTCTTCACCGCTCTCTCACCTGGAGGTCCGCCATGAACCTGCGCCGATCCGCCCTTTTTCTGAGCCTGATGCTGACCCCCGCCGCCCTGGCCGCCACACCGCGCGACACGCTGGTCATCCAGCAGGCCGCGACGATCACCACGCTCGACCCCGGCATTGCCTACGACTCATTCAGCCTGATGATGATCGAGAACATCTACGAGCCGCTGTGGACCTACAAGGGCGCCAGCCTCACGCAGATGACGCCGCTGCTCGCCGCGAAGCTGCCGACCTACACGAACGGCGGCAAGACGCTGGTCGTGGATCTCCGTAAGGGCGTGAAGTTCCACAGCGGCAACACGATGACCTGCGCCGACGCCGAGTACACCTACCGCCGCGACCTCGTGACGAACCACCCCGAGTCGGCAAACTGGTTCCTGAGCGATTCGCTGCTGGGCACGCCCGACAACGCGGCCAAGAATAAGGCAGTCACCTGGGCCAAGATCGCGGGCGCGGTGAAATGCAACGCCGCCGGGCAACTCGTGTTCACGCTGCCCCGGCCGGACCCGGCCTTCATGGCGAAGATGGCGTTCACGGGCGCGGGCGTCGTGGACAAGGCCTGGGCGATTCGTCAGGGCGACTGGAACGGCACCGAGGCGACCTGGCGCGCGTGGGTGAGCAAGGACCTGAACGAGGGCAACCTCAGCAAGAATCCCAGCGGAACCGGGGCCTACCGGCTGGTGAAGTGGGACGCCAACAACGTGCTGCTCTCGGCCTTTCCGGGCTACTGGGGCGGCGTCCCGGCGATCCGCAACGTCGCCATGCAGAAGGTCTCGGAACTGGCCGTCAGGCAGCAGGCCTTCCTGCGCGGCGACGCCGACCTGATCGAGGCCGGCACCCGCGTGAACGTGGAGACGCAGCTCCGGGGCCAGCCGGGCGTGACGGTCCTGGACAACCTGCCCACCACGGGCGCGGGCGCGCTGTTCATGAACCAGAACATCCGCGCGGCCGGCGCGCTGGGCAGTGGCAAACTGGACGGCAAGGGCATTCCGTCGAACTTCTTCAGCGACGCGAACGTGCGCCGGGCGCTGGCCTACGCCTTCGACTACGACGAGTTCATCCGCGACGTGCAGCGCGGCAAGGGCCAGAAGCGCACCATGCTGCTGCCCGACACCTTCCCCGGCTACGACAAGCGGGTGAGCACCTACAGCTACGACCCCGTCAAGGCGGCTGAGTACTTCAAGAAGGCCTGGGGCGGGCAGGTGTGGCAGCAGGGCTTCGTGATCAACGCGAACTACCGCACCGGGCACATCCTGGGACAGACGGCGCTGGAGGTCCTCAAGCAGGGCGTCGAGGCCATCAATCCCAAGTTCCGCATCAACATCGGCGTGGAACCCTGGACCGAGCAAAGCGCCAAGATGCAAAAAGGCGAGGAAGTCATGCTGCCCATGAGCTGGGGCGCGGACTACGGCGACCCCGACAACTTCATGTACACCTTCTACAGCAGCGGCGGGTTTTTCTACCCCACCCACAGCTGGAAGGACGCGCGGGTGGACCGCTGGCTCGACCAGGCGCGTACCACGACCGACGTGGCCGCCCGTAACCGGCTCTACCGGCAGGTGGCCGACGTGGCCGCCGAGCAGAGCCCCTACCTGCTGCTGCCCGCCGACCTGAACGTGCGCCCCCTGCGCGCCAGTCTCCAGGGCGTGAACGCGGCGACCTACAACCCGCTGCGCAACTTCAACTTCACCGGCACGTTCATTCGGGAACTCAGCAAGAAGTGAGGCGTGAGGGCGGGTGAGGAGGCCGCGCGGGCGGACCTTCACCCGCCCTTCACCGGAGCCGGTCAACATGCGGGCATGCAGCGACACGCCGGCTGGACCCGCTCGCCTGTTCTGGCCCTACTCGCCGGGGCGGGCTCCGTGTGGGCCGCGCCCTACACGGCGGCGCAGGGCCGCGCGACCTTCGAGCACCGGGTCCTGATCGTCAATGTCAGAGGCACGGTCGAGGGCGTGACGGCCAGTGTACAGCTCGACCCCAATGACCTCGCGGCGACGCGGGGGCAGGTCAGCGTGCCGCTGACGAACCTGCGGACCGGCATAGGCCTGCGCGACGACCATGCCCGGGGCGAGTCGGCGCTGAACACTGCCCGCTTTCCGAACGCGGTCTTCGTGCTGGGCAGCCTGACGGGCGGCAAACTGACCGAGGGACAGACCCTGAGCACCACCGCCAGTGGGCAGTTCACGCTGAGGGGCGTGACGAAGACCCTCAGCGTGCCAGTCAAGGCGACCCTGACGGGCGGTCAGGTCCGGGTGGCGACGCAGTTCCGATTCAATCCGCACGACTTCGGCGTGAACTATGCGGGAAGCAGCGACAGTGCCTCGGTGGACGTGAACTTCACGCTGACGCCGGGCACGTAAGGAGAAGGGCGACGCAAGCGCCCTTTCCCCTGTCGGCCGGACGGCGGCTCAGTCCAGCAGACCCAGGAACAACTCGTGCAGCCGGACATCGGGGGTCAGCTCGGGGTGAAAGGAACTCGCCAGGACGCGGCCCTGGCGGGCCAGCACCGTCTCGCCCCCGTGGCGGGCGAGCACCTCGACGCCGGGGCCGGCATGTGTGATGACCGGCGCACGGATGAACACGGCCGGAAAGGGCGCGTCCAGACCCGCGACCTCCAGCGGCGTGGTAAAGGAGTCGAGCTGCCGCCCGAAGGCGTTGCGCTGCACGGTCACGTCAATCAGGCCCAGGCTGGGCTGCGCGGGCGCGGCGGGGCTGGTGCCTGTCACCTCGGCGGCGAGGAGGATGGCCCCGGCGCAGGTGCCCCACAGCGCGCCGCCCCGCGCGTGGAAGTCGCGCAGCGGCGCCCACAGGGCATATTCGTTCATCAGCCGGACCATCGTCGTGGATTCGCCACCGGGCAGCACCAGTCCGGCCAAGCCGTTCAGGTCGCCCGGCAGCCGGACCTCGCGCACGGAGGCGCCCAGACCGCGCAGCCTCGCGGCGTGCTCGCGGTAGGCGCCCTGCAGGGCGAGCACGCCAACCTCAAGGACCATGCCGCCTCTGGGGACTGGGGCGCACATTACCAGCCGCGCGCGGCGAGGCGCTCGGCGGGAATGAGGTCGTCGATATTGATGCCAGTCATGGGCGCGCCGAGGTCCTCGCTGATCTCCGCGAGCAGTTCGGGGTTCTGGTAGTGCGTTACGGCCTTCACGATGGCCTGGGCGCGGCGCTCGGGGTTCGAGGACTTGAAGATGCCGCTGCCCACGAACACGCCGTCAAGGCCCAGGTACATCATCAGGGCGGCGTCGGCGGGGGTGGCGATGCCGCCCGCCGCGAAGTTCACGACCGGCAGTTTGCCGTTCGCGTGTACGTACTTCACGAGTTCGTAAGGCGCCTGAAGATCGCGGGCCACCGTCATGAGTTCCTCGGCCGGGCGGGCCTGGATGGCACGGATCTCGCCCAGCACAGTGCGGGCGTGGCGCACGGCCTCGACCACGTTGCCGGTGCCGGCCTCGCCCTTCGTGCGGATCATGCTCGCGCCCTCGCCCATGCGGCGCAGCGCCTCACCTAGGTTCTTGGCGCCGCACACGAAGGGCACGCCAAACTCGCTTTTCAGGATGTGGTACTGCTCGTCGGCGGGGGTCAGCACTTCGGACTCGTCAATGAAGTCCACGCCGAGCGCCTGAAGGATCTGCGCCTCGACGACGTGCCCGATCCGGACCTTGGCCATGACGGGAATGCTCACGGCGCCGATGATCTCCTTGATCATCTTGGGGTCGCTCATGCGCGCCACGCCGCCGTCCTTACGGATGTCAGCGGGAACGCGCTCGAGCGCCATCACGGCGGTCGCGCCGGCAGCCTCGGCGATGCGGGCTTGGTCGGCCGTGACCACGTCCATGATGACGCCGCCCTTGAACATCTCCGCGAAGCCATGCTTGATCTGGGGAGTACCGGTCTGCTGCTCGCTCATGCAGCTCAGGCTAAAACAGAACTGACCCCTGCGCAGGGGTCAGAAGCAGAGAGGTATTGGGGTCAGTTCTGCCGACTTGCCTGGACCTGCCGAATCACCGCGACAAGCTCCGAGGGCCGGAAAGGCTTGGTAAGGGCCGCAGCGATGAGTGGCTCGGCGGCCGGATCATAGTCCGGCAGCGAGAGCCCGGTGAGCAGCACGACCGGCGGCGCGGCGACGCCCAGGCAGGCGTGGATACGCCGCGCCGTCTCCAGACCGTCCCAGGGCGACATGAGCACGTCCATGATGACCGTGTCGAAGGTCTGGCGGCAGGCCAGCTCGAGGGCCTGCGGGCCGCTCAGGGCGGTGCAGACGTCGAATCCCTGCAGGGAGAGACTGAGGTCGAGCAGTTCCAGGATCTGGGCTTCGTCGTCCACCACCAGCAGGCGGGGTGGACGGGGATCAGCCACCGGCCAGCGCTTGCAGGAACTCGACGTTGTTGCGCGTCTTGCCCATGCGGGAGAGCAGCATCTCCATCGCGTCGGCGGGGTCCATATCGGAGATCACCTTGCGCAGCAGCCACATCTTCTTCAGGACTTCGGGCTGCAGCAGCAGTTCCTCGCGGCGGGTACCCGACTTGAGGATGTCCATGGCCGGGAAGATGCGGCGTTCTTCCAGGCGGCGCGAGAGCACGAGTTCGGCGTTGCCGGTGCCCTTGAATTCCTCGAAGATCACGTCGTCCATGCGCGAGCCGGTCTCGACGAGCGCGGTCGCCAGGATGGTCAGCGAGCCGCCCTCGCGGATGTTGCGCGCCGCGCCCAGGAACCTCTTGGGCCAGTGCAGCGCGTTGGAGTCCAGGCCGCCCGAGAGGGTCCGCCCGGTCGGCGGCGTCACGAGGTTGTTCGCGCGTGCCAGACGGGTGATCGAGTCGAGCAGGATGACGACGTGGCCCCCCTCCTCGACGATGCGCCGGGCACGCTCATGCACGAACTCGGCCACGCGGACGTGGTGCTGCGGCGGCTCGTCGAAGGTACTGGCGATGACCTGCGCGCCCTGCACGCTCTCGCGGAAGTCGGTGACTTCCTCGGGGCGCTCGTCGACGAGCAGCACCATCACCGTCACGTCGGGGTAGTTCTTGACGATGGAGTTGGCGATCTTCTTGAGCAGGGTCGTCTTGCCGGCCTTGGGCGGCGCGACGATCAAAGCGCGCTGCCCACGCCCGATGGGCACGAGCAGGTCCACCACGCGCAGGCTCAGGGTGTCGTCGGTGCCGGGGTCTTCCAGGACGAGCTGCGCGTCGGGGAAGGTCGGCGTGAGGTCGTCGAAGCGCGGGCGCTTGCGGGCGGCCTCGGGGTCCAGACCGTTGATGGCCTCGACCCGCACGAGCGAGCCGAAGCGCTCGTTCTCGCGCGGCTTGCGGGCGCGCCCGATGACCTCGTCGCCGGTCCGCAGGTGAAAC belongs to Deinococcus sp. Leaf326 and includes:
- the uvrC gene encoding excinuclease ABC subunit UvrC → MHFDDLPVLPTTPGVYIFRRGGVPIYIGKANNIRSRVGQHFKAGGKSGKFTALAESLEFITARNEVEALILEANLIKQHRPHYNVLLKDDKHYPFLKLTNEAFPMLIVTRRVLKDGASYYGPYPDASAVRRVKHLIDTMFPLRKNSGLPMQRKPRPCLNYHMGRCLAPCIDAADPEAYVRVVDDVKGLLEGRAGHVVTRLRQDMGAAARGQDFEQAARLRDRVAAVEKLFGTEQHAFVSDETDLDFLGVAQAGEYAMVQLFRMRGGRVVGRDKRFLTGAEESGTGEIIEAFVQDYYTQATHVPPLILLPADFEDTPVWSRFLSDKAGRRTEMRTPKRGDKVDLVDMAQRNAQTGLESELALLERRGDHPGLDALREVLALPERPWRIEGYDNSNLFGTNIVSGMVVFEGGRSRRGEHRRFKVKGLDHPDDYTSMRQTITRRFTGSLSDKLPLPDLLLIDGGRGQVNAALDALKEADLQIPVVGLAKREERLVLPGRYGAQWWLEGGSEVGVDRELLLAHTHPALRLLIGVRDEVHNYAVTYHRKLRGEGMLRSVFDDLPGIGQKRRDALLEHFTSLEDLAAAPVEQIAAVPGMTARAAQSVKTFLQAREDNAAPI
- a CDS encoding MFS transporter gives rise to the protein MSRGLQFRSLADLPRNARNSILLEPLWAVFGTVVLYYAPLYLRSVGLSSTEIGLLGSVTLALSFACQAFAAPITNRLGRKRTTLIGDLISWTAPMFVWALAQSLGAFVFAAALNAVNRIVTVSWSLLVIEDVDPPQRPRVFGIMNLIVTFCGLLTPLLGLLISRYGVVPTLRVFYALGGLGMTIMFLWRNAITDETRSGQEAMLQHRDLSLGQSLRQTLQRVAGMRGHPGLIGVTVFYVLTVFIEQLSLFQILFLGETLGFSAQTLSYVPVVGALVTALLYGAALPRLGRLPLGQTLVAVRALALVGAVALLLVPAGQTAPMLAVVGLIGGATFLTQTYRDAALFARLPVGEGTADLYSAVQTLTLLCSIPAAGLAGLVFASSPHGLFGLIAVLCAALLVLAAQLARREGRAPQAA
- a CDS encoding phosphatase PAP2 family protein; this translates as MRLPTRRPPPPGLSAPPRRWNAVALLLLGVLLPLLAVADLTEDVFREGGFTWDQTVLAWYRAHRTPELTRIAEALAVIGGVQVLPFVTLAVVAGLYRAGARAHALFLALAVCGATLLNVVTKLIFQRPRPDVLEAVLREPGFSFPSGHAMANAAFGIAITLIFWRSRAGWPVAILGALWAVLVGISRNYLGVHYPSDVLAGALSSLVWVVGLYLLMGQFRPSLRGSPAGERDNR
- a CDS encoding aspartate kinase yields the protein MAYSLLVMKFGGTNMQDARAIRHSASLAARSIREGVRVVVVVSAMAGVTNQLLQLADAAQTGDIARANDEIAALRTRHFTAAQELGAAPDSPAVREIREMHETLRQAIYGVYLLRELTPRSRDLIVAFGERLSAPLMSLALEQSGLRARHLTGGEAGILTDAHFGNARPTATTYERIRDRLSGLFAADVTPVIAGFMGETDQGALTTLGRGGTDFSATIVGKALGADEVWAWKDVDGVMSADPRVVKDARNIGVLSYGEVMELAYFGAKVLHPLAVTPLQESGIPLRVKSAADPDFPGTLVQAQPHEEEGHPVKAVTAIRSVSLVNVSGAGALGVPEVVSTVFAAIARENVTLLMVSQSSSMSNVSLAVPSVDAERTVAALRAGITGELNVEVQGGVAVLAIVGSGMRGQKGVSARLFTALAAEDVNILMISQGSSELNISVALDGAEVDRATQAVHAAFGLGAAVQVAD
- a CDS encoding ABC transporter substrate-binding protein, producing the protein MNLRRSALFLSLMLTPAALAATPRDTLVIQQAATITTLDPGIAYDSFSLMMIENIYEPLWTYKGASLTQMTPLLAAKLPTYTNGGKTLVVDLRKGVKFHSGNTMTCADAEYTYRRDLVTNHPESANWFLSDSLLGTPDNAAKNKAVTWAKIAGAVKCNAAGQLVFTLPRPDPAFMAKMAFTGAGVVDKAWAIRQGDWNGTEATWRAWVSKDLNEGNLSKNPSGTGAYRLVKWDANNVLLSAFPGYWGGVPAIRNVAMQKVSELAVRQQAFLRGDADLIEAGTRVNVETQLRGQPGVTVLDNLPTTGAGALFMNQNIRAAGALGSGKLDGKGIPSNFFSDANVRRALAYAFDYDEFIRDVQRGKGQKRTMLLPDTFPGYDKRVSTYSYDPVKAAEYFKKAWGGQVWQQGFVINANYRTGHILGQTALEVLKQGVEAINPKFRINIGVEPWTEQSAKMQKGEEVMLPMSWGADYGDPDNFMYTFYSSGGFFYPTHSWKDARVDRWLDQARTTTDVAARNRLYRQVADVAAEQSPYLLLPADLNVRPLRASLQGVNAATYNPLRNFNFTGTFIRELSKK
- a CDS encoding YceI family protein, coding for MQRHAGWTRSPVLALLAGAGSVWAAPYTAAQGRATFEHRVLIVNVRGTVEGVTASVQLDPNDLAATRGQVSVPLTNLRTGIGLRDDHARGESALNTARFPNAVFVLGSLTGGKLTEGQTLSTTASGQFTLRGVTKTLSVPVKATLTGGQVRVATQFRFNPHDFGVNYAGSSDSASVDVNFTLTPGT
- the pdxT gene encoding pyridoxal 5'-phosphate synthase glutaminase subunit PdxT, coding for MVLEVGVLALQGAYREHAARLRGLGASVREVRLPGDLNGLAGLVLPGGESTTMVRLMNEYALWAPLRDFHARGGALWGTCAGAILLAAEVTGTSPAAPAQPSLGLIDVTVQRNAFGRQLDSFTTPLEVAGLDAPFPAVFIRAPVITHAGPGVEVLARHGGETVLARQGRVLASSFHPELTPDVRLHELFLGLLD
- the pdxS gene encoding pyridoxal 5'-phosphate synthase lyase subunit PdxS, producing MSEQQTGTPQIKHGFAEMFKGGVIMDVVTADQARIAEAAGATAVMALERVPADIRKDGGVARMSDPKMIKEIIGAVSIPVMAKVRIGHVVEAQILQALGVDFIDESEVLTPADEQYHILKSEFGVPFVCGAKNLGEALRRMGEGASMIRTKGEAGTGNVVEAVRHARTVLGEIRAIQARPAEELMTVARDLQAPYELVKYVHANGKLPVVNFAAGGIATPADAALMMYLGLDGVFVGSGIFKSSNPERRAQAIVKAVTHYQNPELLAEISEDLGAPMTGINIDDLIPAERLAARGW
- a CDS encoding response regulator, encoding MADPRPPRLLVVDDEAQILELLDLSLSLQGFDVCTALSGPQALELACRQTFDTVIMDVLMSPWDGLETARRIHACLGVAAPPVVLLTGLSLPDYDPAAEPLIAAALTKPFRPSELVAVIRQVQASRQN
- the rho gene encoding transcription termination factor Rho → MPFHELQQKILPELHLIAAGLGIENYRKLKKDTLSLAIMERQASAEGQSLARGYLDISADGYGFLQADLLDPQSRTVLVTAGLIKQFHLRTGDEVIGRARKPRENERFGSLVRVEAINGLDPEAARKRPRFDDLTPTFPDAQLVLEDPGTDDTLSLRVVDLLVPIGRGQRALIVAPPKAGKTTLLKKIANSIVKNYPDVTVMVLLVDERPEEVTDFRESVQGAQVIASTFDEPPQHHVRVAEFVHERARRIVEEGGHVVILLDSITRLARANNLVTPPTGRTLSGGLDSNALHWPKRFLGAARNIREGGSLTILATALVETGSRMDDVIFEEFKGTGNAELVLSRRLEERRIFPAMDILKSGTRREELLLQPEVLKKMWLLRKVISDMDPADAMEMLLSRMGKTRNNVEFLQALAGG